From the genome of Nomia melanderi isolate GNS246 chromosome 14, iyNomMela1, whole genome shotgun sequence, one region includes:
- the LOC116425686 gene encoding gamma-glutamylcyclotransferase, producing the protein MSKQFLYFAYGSNMLMKRIHINNPTAQLKGIGLLKNFRLDFLTHSKRWGGCSATIVPTEDYNVWGIVWELHECNMATLDCQEGVADKLYFPLMVDIETPNGQVLKCRVYQQCNDPDEHVKLRLLPNHRRPSPLYIKTILTGAKENQLPSQYIKLLETIPHNGYSGEYNIGLPLKEI; encoded by the exons ATgtctaaacaatttttatattttgcataCGGAAGCAATATGTTAATGAAaagaatacatattaataatccAACTGCACAACTTAAAGGGATTGGTCTTTTAAAG AATTTCAGACTCGACTTTTTAACACATTCAAAGAGATGGGGTGGATGCTCTGCAACAATTGTTCCAACGGAAGATTACAATGTATGGGGTATAGTTTGGGAGTTACATGAATGCAACATGGCTACATTAGATTGTCAAGAAGGTGTTGccgataaattatattttccactTATGGTTGATATTGAAACACCTAATGGTCAAGTCTTAAAATGTAGAGTATACCAACAATGTAATGATCCAGATGAACATGTGAAACTCCGATTGTTACCAAATCATAGAAGGCCTTCtccattatatat aaaaacaatattaacaggTGCAAAAGAAAATCAGTTACCAtctcaatatataaaactcctaGAAACTATACCACATAATGGATATTCTGGAGAATATAATATTGg CCTACCTTTGaaagaaatttag
- the LeuRS-m gene encoding leucyl-tRNA synthetase, mitochondrial gives MIFVNSFHQNLVSYFKNYAHYKYFITRCSSTGVNLFSESYPTTEVKKQIETYWRDKINLVKYDETDNEKQKFYVLSMFPYPSGILHMGHVRVYTISDSVARFYRMKGYNVLHPMGWDAFGLPAENAAYEKQINPAEWTKNNITKMRNQLNLLNYGFDWDREFATCDSEYYKWTQVLFLKLFEKGLVYQKEAFVNWDPVDQTVLAEEQVDENNCSWRSGSKVEKRLLNQWFIKTVPFAESLLKGLNDPTLKEWKDVISMQRHWIGECNGISFDFQLISNIRNYPKTINVWTNYPEFIEYATFIAISPKSSLNMFEYCSDENNGIKLIDVKVLNPFNGKELPVFVTDKVEFQQFRDTYLGIPSISMEDYKFSEIVGIPFQRHSIRAEEQLQKKLEIISKAKEWKIGGYPVGPRLQDWLISRQRYWGTPIPVVHCSSCGVQPVPHDQLPVVLPKITFSFSNKMPTLSNAEDWLNTSCPKCGGQATRESDTMDTFVDSSWYFLRYIDPRNTKEMFSVDKVKKIFPVDLYVGGKEHAVLHLYYARFISHFLHSEGLIPSSEPFKQLLVQGMVMGKTFKQKDTNKYLMADEVEKKDEKWIEKSTNQPVIVSWEKMSKSKHNGVDPLELLDKHGIDTTRLLILADVAPTSNRNWSEQTIPGILNWQSRMWKIVQRFTSYRNSISLEELQVKPTDPKYETDDAYMFDSRNFFIKGVTHNITASQHLSVAISRMQGLTNSLNKVCLQCSQKSREFERALVVQIIMLAIVAPHFASELWAAFCSVKHHLINKDEVRLDKDVMEQSWPEIDMDYNMNLISTVNDKPLKNFKIPKHKLDKMSVEDALNILTNDPDVIRRLKNKPIVQTKFLSKVGYDTRINIVLGKVDCTNKEVLENK, from the exons atgaTATTTGTAAATTCATTTCACCAAAACTTAGTATCATATTTTAAGAATTATgcacattataaatattttattacccgATGCTCTTCAACCGGCGTAAATTTATTTTcg GAAAGCTATCCTACGACTGaagtaaagaaacaaatagAGACGTATTGGAGggataaaattaatttggtcAAATATGATGAAACagataatgaaaaacaaaaattttatgttttatcaaTGTTTCCTTATCCTTCTGGAATATTACATATGGGTCATGTAAGAGTTTATACAATAAGTGACTCGGTTGCTAGGTTTTACAGAATGAAAG GATATAATGTCCTTCATCCAATGGGCTGGGACGCATTTGGTTTACCTGCTGAGAATGCAGcatatgaaaaacaaataaatcctgCTGAATggacaaaaaataatattactaaaatgcgaaatcaattaaatttattaaattatggaTTCGATTGGGATAGAGAGTTTGCAACATGTGATTCAGAATATTATAAATGGACTCAGGTGTTattcttgaaattatttgaGAAAGGTTTAGTTTATCAGAAAGAAGCATTTGTTAATTGGGATCCTGTTGATCAAACTGTATTGGCAGAAGAACAAGtcgatgaaaataattgttcttgGAGATCAGGGTCTAAAGTGGAGAAAAGATTGTTGAACCAATGGTTTATTAAAACCGTTCCATTTGCTGA GTCATTGTTAAAAGGCTTAAATGATCCAACATTAAAAGAATGGAAAGATGTTATAAGCATGCAACGGCATTGGATTGGTGAATGCAATGGCATTAGTTTTGACTttcaattaatatcaaatattcgaaattatccaAAGACAATAAATGTTTGGACGAACTATCCAGAATTTATTGAATATGCAACATTTATTGCTATATCTCCAAAGAGTTCGTTAAACATGTTTGAATATTGTTCAGATGAGAATAATGGAATTAAATTGATAGATGTTAAAGTACTGAATCCATTTAATGGAAAGGAGTTACCAGTATTTGTAACAGATAAAGTTGAATTTCAACAATTTAGAGATACTTATCTTGGAATACCTTCTATTTCAATGGAGGATTATAAGTTTTCCGAAATAGTTGGAATTCCTTTTCAACGACATTCAATAAGAGCTGAAGAACAGTTAcagaaaaaattagaaataatatccAAAGCTAAAGAATGGAAAATTGGTGGATATCCAGTTGGTCCAAGACTTCAAGATTGGTTAATATCTAGACAAAGATATTGGGGTACTCCAATTCCAGTTGTTCATTGTTCAAGTTGTGGTGTTCAACCAGTACCGCACGATCAACTTCCTGTTGTTTTaccaaaaataacattttcattttcaaataaaatgccTACTTTATCGAATGCTGAAGATTGGTTAAACACTTCTTGCCCCAAATGTGGAGGACAAGCAACTAGAGAATCAGATACAATGGACACTTTTGTAGATAGCTCATGGTATTTTTTAAGGTATATAGATCCaagaaatacaaaagaaatgttttcagttgataaagtaaaaaaaatatttcctgtTGATTTATATGTGGGTGGTAAAGAACATG ctGTATTGCATTTATATTATGCCAGATTTATAAGTCACTTCTTGCATTCAGAAGGATTAATACCCAGTTCAGAACCATTTAAACAATTACTTGTTCAGGGTATGGTGATGGGTAAGACTTTTAAGCAGAAGgatacaaacaaatatttaatggcAGATGAAGTagaaaaaaaagatgaaaaatggATAGAAAAAAGTACTAATCAACCTGTAATTGTTTCTTGGGAGAAAATGTCTAAATCAAAGCATAATGGCGTTGATCCTCTTGAATTATTAGATAAACATGGGATTGATACAACCAGATTGTTAATATTAGCTGATGTAGCACCCACTTCAAATAGAAACTGGAGTGAACAGA CTATTCCTGGAATACTTAATTGGCAAAGTCGAATGTGGAAAATCGTGCAAAGGTTTACAAGTTATCGCAATAGTATAAGTTTAGAAGAACTTCAAGTAAAACCTACTGATCCTAAGTATGAAACTGATGATGCATACATGTTTGACAGTcggaattttttcataaaagGCGTAACACATAACATAACTGCATCTCAACATTTGAGTGTTGCAATATCAAGAATGCAAGGGCTTACCAATAG TCTCAATAAGGTATGTTTACAATGTTCACAAAAAAGTCGTGAGTTTGAACGTGCATTAGTAGTTCAAATCATAATGCTTGCAATAGTAGCACCACACTTTGCTTCGGAATTATGGGCAGCATTTTGTTCAGTAAAACATCATCTTATAAATAAAGATGAAGTAAGATTGGATAAGGACGTAATGGAACAAAGTTGGCCAGAAATCGATATGGACTACaatatgaatttaatttctACT GTAAATGACAAACCGTTAAAAAACTTCAAAATACCCAAACATAAACTAGATAAAATGTCTGTTGAAGATGCCTTGAACATATTAACAAATGATCCAGATGTTATACGCCGTTTGAAGAATAAACCAAttgttcaaactaaatttctttCAAAGGTAGGCTATGACacaagaataaatattgttttaggTAAAGTAGACTGTACCAATAAAGAAGTACTTGAAAATAAGTGA
- the RpL13 gene encoding ribosomal protein L13, whose product MGKRNNMIPNGHFHKDWQRFVKTWFNQPARKYRRKQSRVKKARAVAPRPVKLLRPVVHCPTFRYHTKVRAGKGFTLAEINASGLNKRFARTIGIAVDPRRRNKSVESLQTNAQRLKEYKSKLILFPLNEKKPKKGDATEKEMKAATQVKGEVMPIRHQAPAKAKARTISEEEKKFSAYVTLRKARADARLVGLRAKRVKEAAENPDDVTKVAKDKKVKK is encoded by the exons ATgggtaaaagaaataatatgatCCCTAATGGGCACTTTCACAAGGACTGGCAAAGATTTGTGAAAACCTGGTTCAATCAGCCAGCTAGGAAATACCGTCGTAAACAAAGTCGTGTGAAGAAAGCTCGTGCAGTTGCGCCAAG ACCTGTCAAGCTTTTAAGGCCTGTTGTTCATTGCCCAACATTCCGTTATCACACAAAAGTTAGGGCTGGCAAAGGTTTTACTTTGGCTGAAATTAATGCCAGTGGTTTGAATAAACGCTTTGCTAGGACCATTGGAATTGCAGTGGATCCCAGAAGAAGAAACAAATCGGTCGAATCTTTGCAAACGAATGCTCAAAGATTGAAGGAATATAAATCCAAATTGATTCTCTTCCCATTGAATGAAAAGAAG cCCAAGAAGGGTGATGCAACTGAGAAGGAGATGAAAGCGGCAACTCAAGTTAAAGGAGAAGTTATGCCAATAAGACATCAAGCACCAGCCAAGGCTAAGGCTCGTACCATTTCTGAAGAAGAGAAGAAATTCTCTGCCTATGTAACATTACGTAAAGCTAGGGCTGATGCTAGATTAGTTGGACTTCGTGCAAAACGTGTGAAAGAAGCAGCAGAAAACCCTGATGATGTCACAAAGGTTGCTAAGGACAAGAAGGTTAAAAAGTAA
- the LOC116425680 gene encoding kinesin-like protein KIF23, protein MKSTRVKPPGSARKPIGRPKGNNMLSKDPVQVYCRLRPMQHPIDVSCMKVLSDTTIAITPPESAVNFRNTSNKEIQTTFSCVFTPDTTQKKIFNVVALPLVENVIRGRNSLLFTYGVTGSGKTYTMTGEPQDAGIMPRCLDVIFNSIANYQTKKFVFKPDKLNGFDIQSEADAMLDRQTELHAGLTSHRNGKSGKPRKAESDGDSNPMITRDVDESQVVAVDQDNAYAVFVTYVEIYNNSVYDLLEDEDIRTKTLQSKIVREDGNKNMYVHAVTEIEVKSSEEAFEIFNRGQRRRRVAHTALNAESSRSHSVFTIRLVQAPLDCEGEQVIQDKRVICITQLSLVDLAGSERTNRTKNTGQRLREAGNINNSLMTLRSCLEILRENQTQGTNKMVPYRDSKLTHLFKNYFDGEGQVRMIVCVNPRANDFDETIQVMKFAEMTQEVQVARPMVTKLDLGFTPGRRQANKLFKEARSKLEKEGRPEAADLEVDIGLVYSLGGPFPELEVTSPCNDQIITNLMHFLEQRINKRNLLRADLQQKQNDLRKTLMSMEQEHMNLKVENASLKAINSQQKKKVSALEGHLCKSEEQIDSLLRKLNHANDTIRGLQQELKDRDMALNQRLIDKQRVKQKYNTKIQVETDKMNRELEIKLRQQREQLQNQMKEKDNKLRLVKQILVDDNGIISVPITPKVTTNNSETVTKGTDGRSRRDKATVSNPRHRRSQSADRWIDHRPGALVPLGTVLQPLMRRRRSVTRLTDPKEITDGASRYCLVAQEHDTDGELETKLYKGDILPTSGGGAQVVFNDMECLKQLSPKARKRSGPADIDIHEIGTPNHSSTLVETHSKRPRVVN, encoded by the exons ATGAAATCCAC ACGTGTAAAACCACCTGGTTCAGCTCGTAAACCAATAGGTCGTCCAAAGGGTAACAATATGTTATCTAAAGATCCAGTGCAGGTTTATTGTCGGTTAAGGCCAATGCAACATCCCATAGATGTGTCATGTATGAAAGTTCTATCGGATACAACTATAGCTATTACTCCACCGGAATCGGCAGTAAATTTTCGTAATACCAGCAATAAAGAAATTCAAACAACATTCAGTTGTGTATTCACACCAGATACCACACAAAAGAAAATCTTTAATGTAGTTGCTCTTCCATTAGTCGAAAATGTTATTCGTGGTAGAAATAGTCTTTTGTTCACTTATGGTGTAACAGGAAGTGGAAAAACATATACAATGACCGGTGAACCACAAGATGCTGGTATTATGCCCCGTTGTCTTGATGTCATCTTTAATAGTATTGCTAATTATCAAACAAAAAAGTTTGTTTTTAAACCAGATAAATTAAATGGCTTCGATATACAAAGTGAAGCTGATGCAATGCTTGACAGACAAACTGAACTTCATGCAGGACTCACATCTCATAGAAATGGAAAATCAGGCAAACC AAGAAAAGCAGAAAGTGATGGAGATAGTAATCCAATGATAACTCGTGATGTTGATGAATCGCAAGTAGTAGCAGTGGATCAAGACAATGCATATGCAGTGTTTGTTACATatgttgaaatatataataacagtGTATATGATTTATTAGAGGATGAAGACATTAGAACTAA GACATTACAGAGTAAAATAGTCAGAGAAGATGGgaacaaaaatatgtatgtacatgCTGTAACAGAAATTGAAGTAAAAAGTTCAGAAGAAGCATTTGAGATATTTAACCGTGGCCAGCGAAGAAGAAGAGTAGCACATACTGCTCTTAATGCAGAATCTAGCAGATCACACAGTGTTTTTACCATTCGTCTTGTACAA GCACCCTTAGATTGCGAGGGTGAGCAAGTCATacaagataaacgtgtaatatgTATTACACAATTGTCCTTGGTAGATTTGGCTGGCAGTGAGAGAACAAATAGGACCAAAAATACAGGACAACGATTAAGAGAAGCGG gtaatattaataattcattgatgaCTCTTCGATCATGTTTGGAAATTTTGAGAGAGAATCAAACTCAAGGTACAAATAAAATGGTACCCTACAGAGATTCAAAGCTTACTCACTTATTTAAGAATTACTTTGATGGAGAGGGACAAGTGAGAATGATCGTCTGTGTTAACCCAAGAGCAAACGATTTTGATGAGACAATT CAAGTTATGAAATTCGCGGAAATGACACAAGAAGTCCAAGTAGCTAGACCAATGGTTACTAAATTAGATCTCGGTTTTACACCTGGAAGAAGACAGGCAAACAAG TTGTTTAAGGAAGCGCGTAGTAAACTAGAAAAGGAAGGTCGTCCCGAAGCTGCTGATTTAGAAGTTGACATAGGACTGGTATACAG TTTGGGTGGTCCATTCCCGGAACTGGAAGTTACCTCTCCATGCAATGATCAAATAATTACTAACTTAATGCACTTTTTGGAACAGCGTATAAATAAACGGAATCTACTACGTGCTGATTTACAACAAAAAC AAAATGATCTTAGGAAAACCTTAATGTCAATGGAACAAGAGCATATGaatttaaaagttgaaaatgCATCTCTAAAAGCAATTAATTCACAACAAAAAAAGAAGGTGTCTGCATTAGAAGGTCATCTATGTAAAAGTGAGGAACAAATCGATAGTTTGCTTCGCAAATTAAATCACGCGAATGATACAATCCGTGGTTTACAACAAGAG ttAAAAGACAGAGATATGGCGTTAAATCAACGGTTAATAGATAAACAGAgagtaaaacaaaaatataatactaaaatacaAGTGGAAACTGACAAAATGAATAgagaattagaaataaaattacgtCAACAGCGTGAACAATTACAG AATCAAATGAAGGAAAAGGATAATAAATTGAGATTGGTAAAGCAAATTTTAGTGGATGATAATGGTATCATTTCTGTACCTATTACTCCGAAAGTTACGACTAATAATTCTGAAACAGTTACAAAAGGAACAGATGGTCGATCACGAAGG GACAAGGCAACCGTTTCAAATCCAAGGCACAGACGTTCACAAAGCGCTGACAGATGGATTGATCACAGACCAGGAGCACTCGTTCCTTTAGGGACAGTTTTACAACCATTAATGCGTAGAAGACGCAGCGTTACACGACTCACAGATCCAAAGGAGATTACAGATGGGGCGTCGAGATATTGTCTCGTTGCACAAGAACATGATACGGATGGCGAACTtgaaacaaaattgtataag GGAGATATATTGCCAACTAGTGGAGGTGGTGCGCAAGTTGTATTTAATGACATGGAATGTTTGAAACAATTATCTCCAAAAGCGCGCAAACGTAGTGGTCCAGCAGACATAGATATACACGAAATAGGCACGCCAAATCATTCATCTACACTTGTGGAAACACATTCTAAAAGGCCGCGAGTAGTTAATTAA
- the LOC116425684 gene encoding dual specificity protein phosphatase 3 isoform X2 produces the protein MERNLGNDFQKKLPGGETTQHLLLETLHKTQTENNPIPGFDPNKDDTQYYRIQQTIDCDEVYPGIYIGDTATAKNKKYLQMLGITHLLNCAEGKRFGFVNTDANYYKDTTIKYVGLPLADLCSTDISKYFYTAADFIDEAVSADGKAFVHCVLGRSRSATCVLAYLMIKKGMLAVDAVKTVHSRRFIRPNDGFLHQLAQLDNQLRRQHL, from the exons ATGGAGAGGAATCTTGGAAAT GACTTTCAGAAGAAGTTACCTGGTGGTGAAACCACCCAACATTTATTACTAGAAACTTTACATAAAAcacaaactgaaaataatccaaTACCAGGATTTGATCCTAATAAAGATGATACTCAATATTACCGTATCCAACAAACTATTGATTGCGATGAAGTATATCCAGGGATATATATTGGCGATAC tgcTACggcaaaaaataaaaagtatcttCAGATGTTGGGTATAACACATTTACTTAATTGTGCAGAAGGAAAAAGATTTGGTTTTGTAAATACTGATgctaattattataaagatacaacaataaaatatgttgGTTTACCACTTGCCGACTTGTGCAGTACAGATATTAGCAAATACTTTTATACTGCTGCAGATTTTATTGATGAAGCTGTTTCTGCAGAtg GTAAAGCTTTCGTACACTGTGTGTTAGGAAGGTCTCGCAGTGCAACTTGTGTATTGGCATATCTAATGATAAAAAAAGGAATGTTGGCTGTTGATGCCGTTAAAACAGTCCATTCAAGACGTTTTATAAGACCAAACGACGGTTTTCTTCATCAGTTAGCACAATTGGACAATCAATTAAGAAGacaacatttataa
- the LOC116425684 gene encoding dual specificity protein phosphatase 3 isoform X1, protein MRSTWRDRDRDFQKKLPGGETTQHLLLETLHKTQTENNPIPGFDPNKDDTQYYRIQQTIDCDEVYPGIYIGDTATAKNKKYLQMLGITHLLNCAEGKRFGFVNTDANYYKDTTIKYVGLPLADLCSTDISKYFYTAADFIDEAVSADGKAFVHCVLGRSRSATCVLAYLMIKKGMLAVDAVKTVHSRRFIRPNDGFLHQLAQLDNQLRRQHL, encoded by the exons ATGCGAAGTACATGGAGAGATAGGGACCgg GACTTTCAGAAGAAGTTACCTGGTGGTGAAACCACCCAACATTTATTACTAGAAACTTTACATAAAAcacaaactgaaaataatccaaTACCAGGATTTGATCCTAATAAAGATGATACTCAATATTACCGTATCCAACAAACTATTGATTGCGATGAAGTATATCCAGGGATATATATTGGCGATAC tgcTACggcaaaaaataaaaagtatcttCAGATGTTGGGTATAACACATTTACTTAATTGTGCAGAAGGAAAAAGATTTGGTTTTGTAAATACTGATgctaattattataaagatacaacaataaaatatgttgGTTTACCACTTGCCGACTTGTGCAGTACAGATATTAGCAAATACTTTTATACTGCTGCAGATTTTATTGATGAAGCTGTTTCTGCAGAtg GTAAAGCTTTCGTACACTGTGTGTTAGGAAGGTCTCGCAGTGCAACTTGTGTATTGGCATATCTAATGATAAAAAAAGGAATGTTGGCTGTTGATGCCGTTAAAACAGTCCATTCAAGACGTTTTATAAGACCAAACGACGGTTTTCTTCATCAGTTAGCACAATTGGACAATCAATTAAGAAGacaacatttataa
- the shrb gene encoding charged multivesicular body protein shrub translates to MSFFSKVFGGKKEPAPQSTAEAIQKLRETEDMLIKKQDFLETKIDLEIQIARKNGTKNKRAALQALKRKKRYEKQLQQIDGTLSTIEMQREALESANTNTAVLTTMKNAADALKSVHQHMDVDQVHDMMDDIAEQQDVAKEISDAISNPVAFGQDIDEDELEKELEELEQEQLDKELLGIETTDELPNVPATAIPAAPAGTRTKTKPEEDEDLKELEQWAS, encoded by the exons ATGAGTTTCTTTAGCAAAGTATTCGGTGGAAAGAAGGAGCCGGCCCCTCAGTCGACGGCCGAGGCAATACAAAAGTTACGCGAGACGGAGGATATGTTAATAAAAAAGCAAGATTTTCTTGAAACTAAAATAGACCTTGAAATTCAAATTGCCAggaaaaatggaacgaaaaATAAGAGAG CCGCGTTACAAGCtcttaaaagaaagaaacgatatGAGAAACAGTTACAGCAAATCGATGGTACGTTATCTACCATTGAAATGCAAAGAGAAGCACTTGAAAGTGCAAACACAAACACAGCCGTTCTAACTACAATGAAAAATGCAGCAGATGCATTAAAATCTGTTCACCAACACAT GGATGTTGACCAAGTGCACGATATGATGGACGACATAGCTGAACAACAAGATGTAGCAAAAGAAATTTCAGATGCAATATCTAATCCTGTAGCATTTGGTCAAGATATAGATGAAGATGAATTAGAAAAGGAATTAGAAGAGCTTGAACAAGAACAACTTGATAAAGAATTGCTTGGTATTGAGACTACTGATGAACTTCCAAATGTTCCAGCTACTGCAATTCCAGCTGCACCAGCTGGAACTCGCACAA aaaccaaaccagaagaagacgaagactTAAAAGAACTAGAACAATGGGCATCGTAA